The proteins below are encoded in one region of Maribacter aestuarii:
- a CDS encoding amidohydrolase family protein — translation MATAYIWPTNTLQPPKSFEETIIKNVSIVDVKTGKIAKHQFVLIEHSRITKIDSTNIIVSDDALIIDGTDKFLIPGLWDMHTHSDQHSEWLHHPLYIANGITGVRDMSGQLNEKDSYWVGSKERLQWNKDLELNTRVTPRYVLQSSYQMDGVKAIPEDAPDFFKLQNPSQVDSLLQFYKNEKVDFIKVYQQLPKDTYKTLALKAPEYGLHLAGHKPMFLSLEDAVNLGQRSFEHGRIFMYECFPETDSLKHSTNWKAYFSKSKAKIVHQFDSVQAKALMRLMQQKKLIGHLPYRP, via the coding sequence ATGGCAACAGCTTATATATGGCCAACGAATACATTACAACCACCAAAATCTTTCGAAGAAACTATCATTAAAAATGTAAGTATTGTCGATGTTAAAACAGGTAAAATAGCTAAGCATCAGTTTGTTTTAATTGAGCACTCTCGTATTACAAAAATTGATAGTACAAATATCATAGTTTCCGATGATGCTTTAATAATCGATGGCACCGATAAATTCCTAATTCCAGGTTTATGGGATATGCATACCCATTCCGATCAACATTCAGAATGGTTGCATCATCCACTGTACATCGCAAATGGCATTACTGGGGTAAGAGATATGTCTGGTCAATTGAATGAAAAGGATAGTTATTGGGTGGGTAGTAAGGAACGTTTGCAATGGAATAAAGATTTAGAACTTAACACCAGGGTTACACCTAGATACGTATTACAAAGCAGTTACCAAATGGATGGTGTAAAAGCCATTCCTGAAGATGCACCAGACTTTTTTAAACTGCAAAATCCATCCCAAGTAGATTCATTGCTACAATTCTATAAAAATGAAAAGGTGGATTTTATTAAGGTGTACCAACAGCTACCAAAGGACACCTATAAAACATTAGCATTAAAAGCACCAGAATATGGGTTGCATCTAGCAGGTCATAAACCCATGTTTCTAAGTTTGGAAGATGCGGTTAACCTAGGACAAAGAAGTTTTGAACACGGACGAATATTCATGTACGAATGTTTCCCGGAAACGGATAGTTTAAAGCATTCAACGAATTGGAAAGCCTATTTTTCTAAATCAAAAGCAAAGATTGTACACCAGTTTGACAGTGTTCAAGCAAAAGCATTGATGCGTTTAATGCAGCAAAAAAAGCTTATTGGACACCTACCTTACAGACCTTGA
- a CDS encoding PD40 domain-containing protein yields MEKTFITLLIAGILSLQSCDAKKQKTKDNNIPTIKNPYLGQKPPGLRPLPFAPGLVSTDLYEVNSAFTPDMKAFYFIRRGEENKKSAFYEYKYSEINGEWKKSEIASPWIGRPVISPDGQTMHLGDRYLKRTESGWSELQKLEPPTVSNDSMYIMRLSSSSNGTYYFDTYKENDSTFPIRYSRLINGKHEEPKALPKAINKGTFLSHPFIAPDESYLLFDAQREDGYGDSDIYISFKQKDGTWGNGINLGDKINTNAWEASASITPDGKYLFFSRNVGSDDFENVDVFWVDAKVIYALKKE; encoded by the coding sequence ATGGAAAAGACCTTCATAACACTACTTATCGCTGGAATACTTTCTTTGCAATCTTGTGATGCAAAAAAACAAAAAACTAAAGATAATAATATACCAACCATTAAAAACCCATATCTGGGACAAAAACCACCAGGATTAAGACCTTTACCATTTGCTCCAGGTCTTGTGTCTACGGATTTGTATGAAGTCAATAGTGCATTCACCCCAGATATGAAAGCGTTTTATTTTATTAGAAGAGGAGAAGAAAATAAAAAATCAGCTTTTTACGAATACAAATACAGCGAAATTAATGGGGAATGGAAGAAATCTGAAATAGCATCTCCATGGATAGGAAGACCGGTAATATCCCCAGATGGACAAACCATGCATTTAGGTGACAGATATTTAAAAAGAACGGAATCTGGATGGTCAGAATTACAAAAACTAGAACCTCCAACTGTAAGTAATGATTCTATGTATATTATGCGCCTCTCATCATCTTCAAATGGGACGTACTATTTTGACACCTATAAAGAGAATGATTCAACGTTTCCAATTCGCTATTCGCGTTTAATTAACGGTAAACATGAAGAGCCCAAGGCCTTACCCAAAGCAATAAATAAAGGAACCTTTTTGAGCCATCCTTTTATAGCACCAGATGAATCGTATTTGTTATTTGATGCTCAAAGAGAAGATGGTTATGGAGATTCAGATATTTACATCAGTTTTAAACAAAAAGATGGTACTTGGGGTAATGGAATTAATTTGGGAGATAAAATAAACACCAACGCCTGGGAAGCTTCAGCAAGTATAACGCCAGATGGCAAGTACCTTTTCTTTAGTAGAAATGTTGGATCAGACGATTTTGAAAATGTAGATGTTTTTTGGGTAGATGCAAAAGTTATCTATGCTCTTAAAAAGGAATAA
- the trpS gene encoding tryptophan--tRNA ligase gives MINKSFEKAKEQSKLLENDLYKNPQKYRVLTGDRPTGNLHLGHYFGSIINRLKLQSLGIETYILIADYQVLTDRNVFNEISKFTYELTLDYLACGLDPENYKTHIFPHSHIPELNQLTIPFLTLVSSSELNKNPTVKEEITASGLSNINAGMYIYPVHQAADILFCKSNVVPVGKDQLPHIELTRKIAKRFNTKFNKNIFTEPVAFFTDTPTILGLDGIQKMSKSRNNSIMIKSTADETAKLIKSAKTDSSRYISYDPENRPEVSNLLKLASLCSDKSPTDIADKIGDQGSGKLKQLTEEAINTYFEPIRKKE, from the coding sequence ATGATAAATAAAAGTTTTGAAAAAGCAAAAGAGCAAAGTAAATTATTAGAAAATGATTTGTATAAGAATCCTCAAAAGTACCGCGTATTAACGGGAGATAGACCTACAGGTAATTTGCATCTTGGACACTATTTTGGCTCTATTATAAACCGATTAAAATTACAAAGCTTGGGAATTGAGACTTATATTTTAATTGCTGATTATCAAGTGTTGACAGATAGAAATGTTTTTAATGAAATTTCAAAATTCACCTATGAACTAACTTTGGACTATTTAGCCTGTGGATTAGACCCTGAAAATTATAAAACTCATATTTTTCCACATAGTCATATTCCTGAATTAAATCAACTAACTATTCCATTTCTGACATTAGTTTCCAGTTCAGAATTAAACAAAAATCCAACTGTTAAAGAAGAAATTACTGCTTCAGGACTGAGTAATATTAATGCAGGAATGTATATCTATCCAGTTCATCAAGCTGCTGACATTTTGTTTTGTAAAAGTAATGTGGTTCCTGTTGGAAAAGATCAATTACCTCATATAGAATTAACTCGGAAAATTGCAAAGCGCTTTAATACCAAATTCAATAAAAATATTTTTACAGAACCAGTTGCATTTTTTACTGATACCCCTACTATTCTTGGGTTAGACGGTATTCAAAAAATGAGTAAAAGTCGCAACAATTCAATTATGATAAAGTCAACAGCTGACGAAACAGCAAAACTAATAAAATCTGCCAAAACTGATTCAAGTCGTTACATATCTTACGACCCCGAAAACAGACCAGAGGTTTCCAACTTACTTAAGTTAGCTTCCTTATGTTCAGATAAAAGTCCAACAGATATTGCTGATAAAATTGGCGACCAAGGTTCAGGAAAACTTAAACAGCTAACAGAAGAAGCCATAAACACATATTTTGAGCCTATTAGAAAAAAAGAATAG
- a CDS encoding amidohydrolase family protein: protein MKFEANAHKNEFTNNENLKYVTNIRKRLWWKYDTDHNKEKNLERKGENVSEQFFEASKNQLSMAHRMGVPIMAGTDVMDSYVFAGFSLHDELYELTSAGLTNLEALQSATMVPATYSNAIEDYGTIEIGKKADLVLLDKNPLQDINNTKSINGVLLNGVYYDEEKLRELKAFTETAAGSFHMNVKTFVSLLNSPLIRVQFAD, encoded by the coding sequence TTGAAGTTTGAGGCCAATGCGCATAAAAATGAGTTTACCAACAATGAAAATCTAAAATATGTAACCAACATTAGAAAGCGGTTATGGTGGAAATATGATACAGACCATAACAAAGAAAAAAATCTAGAAAGAAAAGGTGAAAATGTAAGTGAACAATTTTTTGAAGCTTCGAAAAATCAACTATCCATGGCACATAGAATGGGGGTGCCCATTATGGCAGGAACAGATGTTATGGACTCTTATGTGTTTGCCGGATTTAGTTTGCACGATGAATTATACGAATTGACTTCTGCTGGGTTGACCAACCTTGAAGCTTTACAAAGTGCAACTATGGTTCCAGCCACCTACTCAAATGCAATCGAGGATTATGGAACCATTGAAATAGGCAAAAAAGCAGACTTGGTTTTACTGGATAAAAATCCCTTACAGGATATAAATAATACAAAAAGCATCAATGGAGTACTGTTAAACGGTGTGTATTATGATGAAGAAAAACTCAGAGAACTAAAGGCGTTTACAGAAACGGCTGCTGGTAGTTTTCATATGAATGTAAAAACTTTTGTAAGCTTACTGAACAGTCCTTTAATACGCGTGCAGTTTGCCGATTAA
- a CDS encoding amidohydrolase family protein — protein MKIVKRLLKIVFALIGLLVLIGIITLWVDSSGTNYLEINKNETASNNSYLIKKVNVIPMNQDTVLVDKMVYIKKGVIEKIADTIEVKGIEIINAKNKYLTPGLIDMHVHVWDRYELGLYLSNGVTAVRNLWGMPMHLRIKEDVMEENIFSPSFFTTGPKLTGSEFIGDDNLNLSNPSEAKDKVVEYKDRGYDFIKTYYGLDKEVFDAVIEQAKISEMDIVAHPSQKVPFSYHLNPQIKSIEHAEEIVQQPLQFDLDTLKLQAVIDSISASKHTSYSPTLTVFHNIYQMMMDDDILDSESLKYMNPLIKMDDSKRQFERWYNAKQEDPTTVERIKKQHDFHMNIVNKLHEAGVPIICGTDGGIGVTLPGFSIHTELAFYKEAGLSNYEVLKTATVNASRTHSMMNQLGTIEEGKIANLLLVDENPLFKLSSLKKPTYVFVKGRKLDRATLDSFNEKAKNRKNLIATALRYLENLIIEK, from the coding sequence ATGAAAATAGTAAAACGACTTTTAAAAATTGTATTCGCTCTCATTGGCCTGCTTGTGCTAATAGGAATCATTACACTTTGGGTTGATTCATCAGGAACAAATTACCTTGAGATTAATAAGAATGAAACTGCATCTAATAATTCTTACCTGATAAAAAAAGTCAATGTCATCCCAATGAATCAGGACACTGTTTTAGTTGATAAAATGGTGTATATAAAAAAAGGAGTTATTGAAAAGATTGCAGACACTATTGAGGTCAAAGGGATTGAAATTATTAATGCAAAGAACAAATACCTAACACCAGGACTTATAGATATGCATGTGCATGTGTGGGATAGATATGAACTCGGACTCTACCTATCCAACGGTGTAACAGCAGTTAGAAATCTTTGGGGTATGCCAATGCATTTAAGAATTAAAGAAGATGTAATGGAAGAAAATATTTTTTCACCATCGTTTTTTACAACAGGACCAAAACTAACAGGCTCTGAATTCATTGGTGATGACAATTTAAATCTAAGTAATCCGAGTGAAGCTAAAGACAAGGTTGTAGAATATAAAGACAGAGGTTACGATTTCATCAAAACGTATTATGGATTGGATAAGGAAGTTTTTGATGCAGTGATTGAACAAGCCAAGATTTCTGAAATGGACATTGTTGCTCACCCTTCTCAAAAAGTACCATTTTCATATCATTTAAACCCACAAATCAAATCCATTGAACATGCTGAAGAAATTGTGCAGCAACCTTTGCAGTTTGATTTAGATACCCTTAAGCTTCAGGCTGTTATTGATTCTATTTCCGCGTCTAAACATACAAGTTATAGTCCTACACTTACGGTGTTTCATAATATTTATCAAATGATGATGGATGATGACATTTTAGATTCAGAATCATTGAAGTATATGAATCCACTCATTAAAATGGATGATAGCAAAAGACAATTTGAGCGTTGGTATAATGCCAAGCAAGAAGATCCTACGACCGTTGAGCGGATAAAAAAACAGCATGATTTTCACATGAACATCGTTAATAAACTGCATGAAGCTGGAGTACCTATAATTTGTGGCACTGATGGTGGTATTGGAGTTACGCTTCCAGGGTTTTCAATTCATACAGAACTGGCCTTTTACAAAGAAGCTGGCCTTTCTAATTATGAAGTGTTGAAAACAGCTACTGTCAATGCTTCTCGAACGCATTCAATGATGAATCAACTTGGAACTATTGAAGAGGGCAAGATTGCTAATTTGTTATTAGTGGATGAAAACCCGCTTTTTAAGTTGTCTTCGCTTAAAAAACCCACCTATGTTTTTGTGAAGGGGCGAAAATTGGACAGAGCGACTTTGGATTCTTTTAATGAAAAGGCAAAAAATCGAAAGAATTTAATAGCTACTGCTCTGAGGTATTTGGAAAACCTAATCATTGAAAAATAA
- a CDS encoding NAD(P)-dependent alcohol dehydrogenase, with product MKAIECLKYGEVDNLVLSHVKKPSPKANEVLIKIHATSVTTSDVLIRRMNEPFIPKLILQLIFGFGRPRNPVLGMVTAGIVERKGKDVTLFEIGDEVFAYGSISPTKLRFGSYAEYICLPEDWNLALKPVNLSFEEAAAIPYGGLLATHLLKKTSINKGDNVLIYGASGSIGTMVIQLAKHLGAHVTSVCSGRNFELVTSLGSDKVIDYTIENAEKQLERYKYVIDAVGNSKSSILKEKSKKVLALNGKYISIDHGTPLTPKEAFFNLKRLAEQEKLRPVIDRVYSLEKMAEAHKYVEMGHKRGNVVITI from the coding sequence ATGAAAGCAATAGAATGTCTAAAATATGGGGAGGTAGATAATCTGGTGCTAAGTCATGTAAAAAAACCATCACCAAAAGCTAATGAAGTACTAATAAAGATACATGCAACTTCAGTTACCACAAGCGATGTTCTAATTCGGAGAATGAATGAACCTTTCATTCCTAAACTTATACTCCAACTCATATTTGGTTTTGGCCGTCCAAGAAACCCTGTATTGGGGATGGTAACAGCTGGTATTGTTGAGCGTAAAGGTAAAGATGTAACATTGTTCGAAATTGGGGATGAGGTTTTTGCGTATGGTTCAATCTCGCCTACCAAACTTCGTTTTGGTTCTTATGCAGAATATATTTGTTTACCAGAAGATTGGAATCTAGCCCTAAAACCTGTAAATCTTAGTTTTGAGGAAGCTGCAGCGATACCTTATGGTGGCTTGCTTGCTACTCATTTATTAAAAAAGACGAGCATAAACAAGGGCGACAATGTTTTAATTTATGGAGCGTCAGGAAGTATAGGCACAATGGTCATTCAATTGGCGAAGCATTTGGGTGCTCATGTCACTAGTGTTTGTAGTGGTAGAAACTTCGAATTAGTAACTTCTTTAGGAAGTGATAAGGTGATTGACTACACGATAGAAAATGCTGAAAAACAATTGGAAAGGTATAAATATGTGATTGATGCCGTAGGCAACTCAAAATCATCGATACTAAAAGAAAAGAGCAAAAAAGTATTGGCTTTGAATGGCAAATACATATCCATAGATCATGGCACTCCATTAACACCAAAAGAAGCTTTTTTTAATTTAAAAAGGTTAGCAGAACAAGAGAAACTAAGACCTGTTATTGATAGAGTATATTCTTTAGAAAAAATGGCCGAAGCTCATAAATATGTGGAGATGGGTCATAAAAGAGGAAATGTGGTCATCACTATTTAG
- a CDS encoding helix-turn-helix domain-containing protein: MPVIDKKSIAVLPFVNLSNDINNEYFCDGLTEEIINALASIKVLLVTSRTSSFYFKNKKATSKEIREKLKVATFIEGSVRTSKNKMRITVQMIDALDDFHFWSETFDRNPENIFEIQDEISLFIAEKLREHIGHLEIEDKLVEAIDVPVAIYREYLKGRYYIMKLDYKNSIKGINILKEVIHKSPNFSNPYLDINLAYVNMGTMGLLPAFEAYEKAQPYLLKALELDPNSSRSQLNLAWIECWQNWNLKKAYEHANKALEMQQADDIYLTISNFLTVEGKLDAASNYLDKALQLDPYAAINHHYKGFLYYLKEDYKTAIPYLKKALDLDPKLPFPPIYIGICLLMSGKPNEALTYFGSLEGVSVKDLTKLGGETMCYAKLNETEKCNDGLKELETYLNTDLVDKAFTFLILVNALLGNNEKVIDLITQAYNNRLPVILLLNPSPILKPVKNHKRFKDIMLKAIPDNLNYKQKKKYKQALLDSNEIKKYCKELEQIMIDYKLYLNPDLSLKDLASYLELPANYVSQLLNLGFQKNFSEYINTFRVNEFKERVLLEENKGLTIMAVAYDSGFNSKTVFNTFFKKIEGTTPNTYLKSVQKK, from the coding sequence CTCGTACTTCTTCCTTCTATTTTAAAAACAAAAAAGCAACCTCTAAAGAAATAAGGGAAAAACTAAAGGTAGCTACATTTATAGAAGGCAGTGTAAGGACATCCAAAAATAAAATGCGCATTACTGTGCAAATGATAGATGCTTTGGATGACTTTCATTTCTGGTCAGAAACTTTTGATAGAAATCCTGAAAATATTTTTGAAATTCAAGATGAAATTAGTCTGTTTATCGCTGAAAAATTACGCGAACACATAGGGCATCTCGAAATCGAAGATAAGCTAGTAGAAGCTATTGATGTACCTGTAGCTATTTATAGAGAATATTTGAAAGGAAGGTACTACATCATGAAACTAGATTATAAAAACTCTATAAAGGGTATCAATATCTTAAAAGAAGTAATACATAAATCACCCAATTTTTCAAATCCCTATTTAGATATAAATCTAGCCTATGTTAATATGGGAACTATGGGGCTTTTGCCCGCATTTGAAGCATACGAGAAGGCCCAACCTTATTTGTTAAAGGCATTAGAGCTAGACCCAAACTCATCAAGGTCACAATTGAATTTGGCTTGGATAGAATGCTGGCAAAACTGGAATCTTAAGAAAGCTTACGAACATGCCAATAAGGCTTTGGAGATGCAACAAGCAGACGATATTTACTTAACCATTTCTAATTTTTTGACCGTAGAAGGAAAATTAGATGCGGCAAGTAATTATCTTGACAAAGCCTTACAGTTAGATCCTTATGCCGCTATAAATCATCATTACAAGGGTTTTTTATACTACTTGAAGGAAGATTATAAAACTGCGATACCTTATCTAAAAAAGGCATTAGATTTAGACCCTAAGTTACCCTTTCCACCAATTTATATAGGGATTTGTTTATTGATGTCAGGCAAACCAAATGAAGCTTTGACATATTTCGGTTCACTTGAAGGAGTTTCTGTGAAAGACCTCACCAAATTAGGAGGTGAAACCATGTGCTATGCAAAACTCAATGAAACGGAAAAGTGTAATGATGGATTAAAAGAATTAGAGACGTATTTAAATACTGATCTTGTAGATAAGGCATTTACGTTTTTGATATTAGTAAATGCCTTGTTAGGTAATAACGAAAAGGTAATTGATTTAATAACTCAAGCATACAATAATCGTTTGCCCGTAATTTTATTACTTAATCCATCACCAATTCTTAAACCTGTTAAAAATCACAAAAGGTTTAAAGACATCATGCTAAAAGCCATTCCAGATAATTTAAATTATAAACAGAAAAAGAAGTATAAACAGGCTTTACTAGATTCCAACGAAATCAAAAAGTACTGCAAGGAACTAGAGCAAATAATGATAGACTACAAACTGTATTTAAATCCAGACCTATCCTTAAAAGATTTAGCTTCTTACTTGGAACTTCCTGCCAATTATGTCTCGCAATTATTAAACTTGGGGTTTCAAAAAAACTTCTCTGAGTATATCAATACCTTTAGGGTTAACGAATTTAAAGAGCGCGTTCTTCTAGAAGAAAACAAAGGATTAACCATAATGGCTGTGGCATACGATAGTGGTTTTAATTCTAAAACCGTATTTAATACGTTTTTTAAAAAAATAGAAGGCACAACACCAAACACTTACCTAAAAAGTGTCCAAAAAAAGTAG
- a CDS encoding type 1 glutamine amidotransferase domain-containing protein, translated as MRKYITVVLLLFTMITFAQSASKNQKNVLIIVSSYGKDNGKTRPGFEFEEFVDAYNIFTSNNSKVTVASPKGGSVVADKFDATKEKNNAFFTNKNTASILSQTVATSQVDADDYDAIYIIGGKGAMFDVPYDPSLQDIILNLYNRKGTVLASVCHGTSAFINVKHQNNYILDNERITGFSNEEEKIFKSKWIDEFPFLLEDAVKSRGAKYQKSSFMLENVVISGKFITGQNPASTKVSAEAVVNALGVKPVQRAKDSKEKLEKGMRLITFGKPYFFNENFQLLVAKTQLNLQNTEQAKKHLKS; from the coding sequence ATGAGAAAATATATAACTGTAGTTCTGTTATTGTTTACAATGATAACTTTTGCACAGTCTGCTTCCAAAAATCAAAAGAATGTGCTCATAATTGTAAGTAGTTACGGTAAAGATAATGGTAAAACACGACCAGGATTTGAGTTTGAAGAGTTTGTAGATGCCTACAATATTTTTACTTCAAATAATAGTAAGGTTACCGTGGCTAGTCCTAAAGGTGGTAGTGTTGTGGCAGATAAATTTGACGCAACCAAAGAAAAAAATAATGCTTTTTTTACAAATAAGAATACAGCTTCCATACTTTCACAAACAGTAGCCACTTCACAGGTAGACGCAGATGACTATGATGCTATCTATATTATTGGTGGTAAGGGTGCAATGTTCGATGTTCCATATGACCCTTCATTACAAGATATAATACTAAATCTATACAATCGAAAAGGTACAGTTTTGGCTTCTGTTTGTCATGGTACTTCTGCCTTTATTAATGTGAAACACCAAAACAATTATATTTTAGATAATGAAAGGATTACAGGATTTTCTAATGAGGAAGAAAAAATTTTTAAGAGTAAATGGATAGATGAATTCCCATTTTTATTGGAAGATGCCGTAAAGTCTAGAGGTGCAAAATATCAAAAAAGTAGTTTTATGCTAGAAAACGTGGTCATTTCTGGCAAGTTTATAACAGGGCAGAATCCAGCTTCCACAAAAGTTTCGGCGGAAGCTGTGGTGAATGCTTTAGGAGTGAAGCCTGTGCAAAGAGCTAAGGATAGTAAAGAGAAGTTAGAAAAAGGGATGCGTTTAATCACTTTTGGTAAACCTTATTTTTTCAATGAAAACTTTCAGTTATTAGTAGCAAAAACACAGCTGAATCTTCAAAACACAGAACAAGCAAAAAAACACTTGAAGAGCTAA
- a CDS encoding GNAT family N-acetyltransferase — translation MIQLNLNNIDDDYFASAWGLYEEAFPVYERRTLEAQSCLLENPIYKFDVFIEKNVFIGFVMWWDFEDFQYIDHFAVTKSLRSKGYGAKILEDFIKGNSNPTLLEVELPDSSINNRRIRFYERLGFKLNLHEYKVPSSIDDRKIDLLVMTYPNSISNESFQKFVSNNHPKIFKSF, via the coding sequence ATGATACAACTCAATTTAAATAATATTGATGATGACTACTTCGCTTCAGCTTGGGGGCTTTATGAAGAAGCCTTTCCAGTTTATGAGAGAAGAACATTGGAGGCACAATCATGTTTACTGGAAAACCCTATTTACAAGTTTGATGTATTCATTGAAAAGAATGTGTTCATCGGTTTCGTTATGTGGTGGGATTTTGAAGATTTTCAATACATAGATCACTTTGCCGTAACAAAATCTCTAAGAAGTAAAGGTTATGGAGCCAAAATATTGGAAGATTTTATAAAGGGAAATTCTAATCCCACTTTATTAGAGGTTGAATTACCAGATAGCTCAATCAATAATAGAAGAATTCGATTTTATGAGCGACTTGGGTTTAAGTTAAACTTACACGAATATAAGGTCCCATCAAGTATTGATGATCGTAAAATTGATTTATTGGTTATGACGTACCCTAACTCGATATCTAATGAAAGCTTCCAAAAGTTTGTTTCCAATAATCACCCTAAAATTTTTAAATCCTTTTAG
- a CDS encoding alpha/beta hydrolase family protein: MKKIHITCAILMYSVLSFSQDITGIWNGTAKLGEDKEISFIFNIKNIENEYVTEFSIPKQRVTALKPQKTTFENGVLLIDGANLGVKYEGKFNQTLKQFEGTFTEGVNQLPLNLKKGKLKLEAKNNRPQEPVKPYPYNEEEVVFENKEANVSLVGTLTIPKKSGKSPAVILISGSGPQDRDETFANHKLFWIIADHLTRQGIAVLRFDDRGVGKSTGNFSNATTKDFSTDVVSAVKYLKSRADIDANDIGLIGHSEGGIIAPLAANQTKGVSFMVLLASTGIPGSEISLMQSISMRPFPVPNEAEYERAIRKAIKIASSDNELSIIKKELTNHYNKTIAPILEPLVGNDAKVNEIIEGLIETRTTPWVRYFYNYNPATEIEKLKIPVLSLNGSKDTQVKAKINQNGIRQALIKGGNQDYKIIELENLNHFFQECETGKMDEYQKIEQTFSPIALKEISSWILEHVN, from the coding sequence ATGAAAAAAATACACATCACATGCGCTATACTTATGTACTCGGTTTTGAGTTTTTCTCAAGACATTACAGGCATATGGAACGGAACAGCAAAATTAGGAGAAGACAAAGAAATCAGTTTTATTTTTAATATTAAAAACATTGAAAATGAATATGTTACGGAGTTTTCAATACCCAAGCAACGTGTTACTGCTCTAAAACCTCAAAAAACGACTTTTGAAAATGGTGTATTACTTATAGATGGTGCAAACTTAGGTGTAAAGTACGAAGGTAAATTCAATCAAACATTAAAACAGTTTGAAGGCACATTTACCGAAGGTGTGAATCAACTTCCTTTAAACTTGAAAAAAGGAAAGCTAAAATTGGAAGCTAAAAATAATAGACCTCAAGAACCTGTTAAACCGTATCCCTATAATGAAGAAGAAGTAGTTTTTGAGAATAAGGAAGCTAATGTATCACTTGTTGGAACATTAACCATACCTAAAAAATCTGGAAAATCTCCAGCTGTTATTTTAATAAGTGGTAGTGGTCCACAAGATAGAGACGAAACATTTGCAAATCACAAACTTTTTTGGATAATTGCAGATCATTTAACTCGCCAAGGTATTGCAGTTTTGCGTTTTGATGATCGTGGTGTAGGAAAATCGACAGGTAATTTTAGTAATGCTACTACAAAAGATTTTTCAACAGATGTAGTAAGTGCTGTAAAGTATCTAAAATCAAGAGCAGATATTGATGCTAATGATATCGGATTAATAGGTCATAGCGAAGGTGGTATTATTGCTCCTTTAGCAGCAAATCAAACAAAAGGCGTGTCTTTTATGGTTTTATTGGCTTCTACAGGAATTCCTGGGAGTGAAATATCATTAATGCAGTCTATATCAATGAGGCCTTTTCCTGTACCAAATGAAGCAGAATATGAACGAGCCATTAGAAAAGCAATTAAAATTGCGTCTTCAGACAACGAATTATCAATAATTAAAAAAGAATTGACAAATCATTACAACAAAACGATTGCTCCTATATTAGAACCATTAGTTGGTAATGATGCCAAAGTGAATGAAATTATTGAAGGTTTAATCGAAACAAGAACTACACCTTGGGTTCGCTATTTTTATAATTACAATCCTGCTACTGAAATCGAAAAATTAAAAATTCCTGTATTGTCCTTAAATGGTAGTAAAGATACCCAAGTAAAAGCCAAAATAAATCAAAATGGAATACGTCAAGCTTTGATTAAAGGAGGTAATCAAGATTATAAAATCATAGAATTAGAAAACTTAAACCACTTTTTTCAAGAGTGTGAAACTGGAAAGATGGACGAATATCAAAAGATAGAGCAAACGTTTTCCCCAATAGCATTAAAAGAAATTTCGAGTTGGATATTAGAGCATGTAAATTAA
- a CDS encoding RNA polymerase sigma factor — translation MHSKKKFIQDIKENEGIIYKTSRIYSNNTEDQKDLYQEIVYQLWKSYDSFKEHSKISTWMYRIALNTAINNLKKEKRKGTRISIDDFLLNKIDHVDTVMEERVTLLYAHIKKLSIVERGIILLYLEGKNYDEIATITGFTNTNIGTRLGRIKSKLKSQIKK, via the coding sequence ATGCATTCAAAAAAGAAATTCATTCAGGATATAAAAGAAAACGAAGGTATTATTTATAAAACTTCTAGAATTTATTCAAATAATACTGAAGATCAAAAGGACCTATACCAAGAAATTGTGTATCAACTCTGGAAATCTTACGATTCTTTTAAAGAGCATTCTAAAATAAGTACTTGGATGTATCGTATTGCACTAAATACCGCAATCAACAATTTGAAAAAAGAAAAAAGAAAAGGAACTCGAATATCCATTGACGATTTTCTTTTAAATAAAATAGACCATGTTGACACGGTTATGGAAGAACGGGTAACACTGTTATATGCGCATATAAAAAAACTCAGCATTGTAGAAAGAGGAATTATACTACTTTATTTGGAAGGTAAAAACTATGATGAAATTGCTACAATAACTGGTTTTACAAATACCAATATTGGTACACGTTTAGGTAGGATTAAAAGCAAATTAAAATCTCAAATTAAGAAATAA